CCACATGTGTATAAACAGATATAAGAAGACCTTTtacgaaataaaaaaaaaaattaaatacaaatagttaattttcatttttcaaaaggaaagaaatgaaaaaaaaaaaaaaaaaggcaagtttttttatttatgggATAAgtctaaataataaaaattttaacagcACAAATATAATCAGCTCCAAAAAGATGCAATTTATAagttttttagtttttctgTACGCCTCCTCCGTGCCTCTATTCCTTCATGCTTCTTTAAACGTATTCTGAAGATctcaattttttctttactaaTTTAATCACTTCCTatcataatacatataatctAAAAAGAGGGAAAATGCCAAAAGCATCATTTTCCATTCTGGATTTTGGACTTCTTCAAAATTTATAGTATAATTATCGATGTCACGTTTTACGAATTTTAAGAAAGGCACCTCTTTTTGTAGATGTGCAACTTTCTCATTAGTTTTTGCATCacgtaaataaaaattactaaatTTAAAAGGACCAAATGGGCATGGAAATAAAATACTCACCTGACAACAAGTAtcatccatatatataattttattattggaTGAATCAAATAAATCAAATTTGTACGAACAACAACTGTATGGGGATTTTATTTTCCCAATTAATtgtctattattattatttgaataatcgtacatttttatagttGGTCTATTTAAACAAAGGAAAGTACATGTGCAATCTTTTTCAATCATAATATCAGGTTTGCTTAATTCTTTTccatatgttaatattttcatattaattGGAATGCATATTTTGGGTAAACAATTTCTATTGCAGAATTCCGAGCTCTCTATAGCAGTAAATCTTAAAAGTTCAGTTGACGCatctaaaattaaatatctGTTATTAAAATCTAATTTAATCCCCATAGCAAAATCTGCCAAAAATTCTCTATCATCAAATTGTTGTTTTATTCTGCAACCTTTTAAAGGCGCTAAGATACTTTTCCAGTCATTCACAAACATATTCATTTGTTGTTGAGGTGGGCCCATTGGGTAGGTGTATTGATAATTGTGCATATTAGGATAGGGGtaattataattcatatgtGGGTAATTCATATTAGGGTTATTCGTATTTGGGTTATTAACATATGGGTTGTTAGCATTTGGATTATGAGGATACTGACTATTAACATTAGGATTGTTGACATTTGGGTTGTGAGCATATTGAACGTTAACATTGGGATTGTTGACACTTGGGTTGGGCGCACAGTGACTGTTAACATTGGGGTTGTTAACATTGGGGTTGTTAACATTGGGGTTGTTAACATTGGGGTTGTTAACATTGGGGTTGTTAACATTGGGGTTGTTAACATTGGGGTTGTTAACATTGGGGTTGTTTACATTTGGGTTGGGCGCATATTGACTGCTAACATTCAGGTTATTGCCGTACTGGCTATGAACACTGGGGTTTTGTGCCTCCTTCTTTACCATGTCTGAAGTGTAAATAGCTTTTTTTATAGGAATATTCGTGAATTGGTTGTTCATTATGCATTAAAAGctgtaaatatttgtttttatttatatgtggaTGCAGTTTCTTCAGGCCTTTTTccctttatttatttttctttatttaatgagtgtattacaaatttattagttatttgattatatatttatatatatatatatatatttttttttttttttttcttttattttgtttccaaaatacattataattacgtatatttttaattattgtgAGTGTTTCagctttaaatttttttttttttttacttaattcaTTTTGACTTGCAAAAAATGATTTGAATTACTTGAGAATTTTTCTTCGAAGTACAATTAACAGCTTAACGTGTAAATATGCTACTGTGttgaaaaatgcaaaaaaggggtaaatatttttaaaaaaagttgtACTTGTAAAGTTagacatatatttatgcttatattcatatacatatattaatataaacatattcgTACAAATATAAgcgtatacatacattcgtatacatatattcatatacataatattcatatacatatatgtacatacatatatataccattTAGCACTTATATAACCCTAAAAATAATTGGGTTTTGTTTCATCTTTTTGAagtgatattaaaaaaattccttCAATTTAGATTTTGGAAATGGGGGAAaggtaatattattttggcACGCCCGcttttcatacatatattatgtaacaTCAATACTtgtattattgtttttttgcTAACATACTTTTTACGTTTATATGTTATGGAATAATGAATTAGCATACAAATCTGACTTTccaatttgtaaaaaaaaaaaaaaaataggggaaaaaaatgtactttGCATAATAGctatttcattttcattttatgttatattattatttttgttttttcttttttaaattgatataaatatgaCATTAACCATTTTCGTAGTAAAATTTCATTGTTAAAAACCAAATTATAAGATTAAATTTGATGAAAAACTTATCgcaaatttaatttttacgcAATTTTTACGTAGGGTCTAATTTTCTTCAAAATGAggaatttcttttataaaagaaGGATTTTTTATAgacaattataaatataataatatatatatttatgttatatgcTTGAGGCGTGTATGAATATACATACTCGcaaatgtgtatatttataaaattttaaaacattcaaagaggcatttcattttacttctatatttatgtattaacaATTTAGTCTGATGGAATTGTTTAATTATGCACACTTATgcatttcaaaaaaaaaaaaaaaaaaaaaaaaaattaacagaatgattattttttctatattcaGCTTTTTACAGTTATAATGCctcatttataaaattgagGTGaagttttttcctttcaaaAAGATTTATTTGCGCACGTATTTTAAGGGTATAACGTAGTGCTTTTTCACTTTTACAGAAATGtaacatatgtatgtttaatCTGCTACTTGTTCCAATAACTTAATGTAtagattattttttaattttttttacagatgaaggaattaaatgaaacatttaaaatttccttttaatttgttcAAGTCgtgaatttattaaatgcaaattttttcaattagtACTGAACGGTGAAAGGTGAAAAATGTGACACGAtgggtgtatatatatacttgtgtaaataaaatacatatacccatcttttaataacaattttttatcgatgtaaatatatatcgggaagaaaatgaatcaagggtaaaatcaaaaatgtacgtcatttaataaaaaaaaaaaaaaaatacacgcacattatatatatatatatatataatttaatttccctcttttcctttatttttttttttaaatgaatttatttcattttatatcaggtcaaaaataaattcttggtttccttatataaaatggaggaagatgtttcttttttttacaacaCTATAGTAGCTTAtaagttattttttaattttatatattctacatttttaaaagaaatataatttttaaaaaaggttTAATATACCCATTTGATGTGTACAAATTAACATGTAACATGTAGTTTATAACTGCTTAAACATCCTCACGCAATTCTAcatattaatgtttttacTGTAAGTGCCCTGTTTTCGAAGttgtttgtatatttttatgcatatattaaaaaatcgGCATTATGAAATTGGTGActacatattaaatttatgttcAGTTgggtaataataaaaggaaaaacaaaaaaggaaaaatccCAACTACCAGAATTTCACTGTTATGCTATTTTATTgtgttcttttttattctcttttatttttttttttatttattggaTGGTGTAGATCAGCCATCATTTCGATATCCCCGTTGGAAGGTGATAAAACATAATTACCTTACACATATTATATGAACTCTGAAATGTATCTACCTCTCCTGTGCAATAAAAATCTGTTGCACTGTTTACACAGTTTTTTGTGGTGAGagaatttacatatatgtatatatataaaggcTATATTTACCCtttaaacataattattCATGTGGAATTTCCAGAAATGAAGTAACGGCGCGCCCAGCTCGAATAATATAGAGGgaattaatatcattttagaaaaagtatataaataaataaatatatatatatatttagataatGCTTCGTaacataagaaaaaaaaggaggttacaaataaaatattatcacACAATCACTGTTATagatttatatacatatatatatatatacatacggtAATTGAAGAAGTATACATTTTGTACATTAACATTCACAGTGTCCACATGtcaacaacaacaaaaaaaaaataataaaataatcccTTTTTGCTGTGCAATACtatatttccattttctGTAGCTAGCTTTTGTTTATACACACCGGTACTCTGTAACTTTTGTTTCAAcgtttaataataatgtaccCTCTTTCAGAACTTTAGGTatctttaaattttgtttattttcttcttcttcatcatcatcatcatcattttcattatattctttttcttttttttgttttttttcttgctgTAATtgctaaaaaaaagaaaggaaaaatggaaaaagcgaaataataacttaaatatttacagtgtataaaattcaaaaaaaaaggaaaagcaaAAATGGCATTTGTCAGATTCAATAAACGGATGAATAAATTAGATACGTCATGAAAAGCTCATTTTAATATGGTGTGCAAATCTGTAAAAAGATAGTATTCaccataattaaaaaaaaatatatatatagtaaaaaaaatacatggaGATTATCtgaaaagagaaataaatcTTATCAGACCttcagaataaaaatatattaccaGAGTAGAATTAGTACCTCAGCGacaaatacatttatatgtatgtatatatttaaatatatatattatatatgtatggcAAGATGAATGATCAAATTTGTACTGAATAAATAATGGAAATGAACAATAATTGGATAACTTGTTTAGagggggaaaaaataagaagaaaataaaacaaagaagAGTAACTAATAGTAAAGGAACCATTTATTgaagagaaaataataagGCATACAGaggtgcacatatatatgcagcCATacaatgtatacatatatatatatgtatttgtatatatgtgggAACATAAGCAATA
The window above is part of the Plasmodium malariae genome assembly, chromosome: 10 genome. Proteins encoded here:
- the PmUG01_10033900 gene encoding phospholipid scramblase, putative; this encodes MNNQFTNIPIKKAIYTSDMVKKEAQNPSVHSQYGNNLNVSSQYAPNPNVNNPNVNNPNVNNPNVNNPNVNNPNVNNPNVNNPNVNNPNVNSHCAPNPSVNNPNVNVQYAHNPNVNNPNVNSQYPHNPNANNPYVNNPNTNNPNMNYPHMNYNYPYPNMHNYQYTYPMGPPQQQMNMFVNDWKSILAPLKGCRIKQQFDDREFLADFAMGIKLDFNNRYLILDASTELLRFTAIESSEFCNRNCLPKICIPINMKILTYGKELSKPDIMIEKDCTCTFLCLNRPTIKMYDYSNNNNRQLIGKIKSPYSCCSYKFDLFDSSNNKIIYMDDTCCQVSILFPCPFGPFKFSNFYLRDAKTNEKVAHLQKEVPFLKFVKRDIDNYTINFEEVQNPEWKMMLLAFSLFLDYMYYDRK